The Desulfurella amilsii region TGTTTCAATTGGTTCTTATTTGCCAGAAAAGATTATGAGAAATCTCGATTTGGAAAAGATAGTTGATACATCAGACGAGTGGATTGTGAAACGCACAGGTATCAAAGAACGCCATATATCAGATAAACCCACAAGTTATTTAGCATATATGGCAGCAAAAAAAGCTATTGAAGGTGTCATTAATCCAGAAGAGATTGATGCTATAATAGTTGCTACGGTGACACCAGATAAAATCTTACCAGCTACGGCATTATTTGTGCAATCACAACTTAAGGCTAAAAATGCCTTTTGCTTTGATATAAATGCTGCCTGCAGCGGTTTTTTGTATGCTCTAAGTGTAGGCGATTCATATATACGATCAAATACTGCAAAGAATGTGCTTGTCATTGGTGCTGAGGTATTAAGTAAGTTTGTAGATTGGACAGATAGAAGCACATGTGTAATTTTTGGTGATGGTGCTGCGGCTGTGTTGTTGCAACCAAGCAATGACGAGAGTGGTATACTTGATATAGTGTTGCATTCAGATGGTGATTATACGGATCTTATGCAAATACCAGCAGGTGGCAGTTTATCGCCTTGTTCAAAAGAAGCAATAGACAACCATGATATATATATAAAGATGCTTGGCAATCAAACATTTAAAATGTCCGTTCAAAGTATCGTAGCTGTCTCAGAAGAAGCTTTAAACAGAAGTAATTTGAGCTTTAATGATATAGACTTAATGGTGAGTCATCAAGCCAATATTAGGATTATAGAAGGTGTGGCAAAAAGAATACATTTTCCTATGGAGAAAGTGCAAATTGCACTCGATATTCATGGAAATACCGCAGCTGCTTCAATACCTCTTGCTCTTGATTTGGCTTATTCGCAGGGGAAAATTAAAAAGAATGACAAAATTTTGCTCAATAGTTTTGGCGCAAGTTTAACATGGGGTGCTTGCGTAGTTGTTTGGTAGGAGGAAATTAGTGTTTAAGACAGAAATTTGCGATATACTTGGCATAGAATATCCTATATTCCAAGGTGGTATGGCTTGGGTTTCGGATGCAAAACTTGCTTCAAGCGTGAGCGAGGTTGGTGCACTTGGTATCATTGCAGCAGGGCACGCCACACCAGAGTGGTTAGAAAATCAGATTTTACTTGCAAAAGAGATGACAGATAAGCCGTTTGGTGTAAATATAATGCTACTTTCACCTTTTGTTGAAGAGATTGTTAGATTAGTAATAAAACACAAAGTAAAAGTTGTCACAACGGGTGCTGGAAACCCTGGCAAATACATGCAAGCTTTTGCAGAGGCAAATATAAAAGTAATACCCGTGGTTGGAGCTGTGGCATTAGCAAAACGTATGGAGTCTATAGGCGCTGTAGCAGTGGTCGCAGAAGGTATGGAGTCTGGTGGACACATAGGCGAGCTTACAACAATGGCACTTTTGCCTCAGGTTGTAGACGCTGTTAAAATACCTGTA contains the following coding sequences:
- the fabK gene encoding enoyl-[acyl-carrier-protein] reductase FabK; amino-acid sequence: MFKTEICDILGIEYPIFQGGMAWVSDAKLASSVSEVGALGIIAAGHATPEWLENQILLAKEMTDKPFGVNIMLLSPFVEEIVRLVIKHKVKVVTTGAGNPGKYMQAFAEANIKVIPVVGAVALAKRMESIGAVAVVAEGMESGGHIGELTTMALLPQVVDAVKIPVIAAGGIADGRGFLAALSLGAKGVQIGTRFIVSIECQASENYKQAIIKAKDRDTVVTGLSTGHPVRIIRNKLAREFEKLEKLEASIEEIEKLGSGKLRIAVIDGDVENGSIMAGQISGLVKEIKPVKEIIDDIIKQAKVTLGNLNKLGV
- a CDS encoding beta-ketoacyl-ACP synthase III — protein: MRSKIVSIGSYLPEKIMRNLDLEKIVDTSDEWIVKRTGIKERHISDKPTSYLAYMAAKKAIEGVINPEEIDAIIVATVTPDKILPATALFVQSQLKAKNAFCFDINAACSGFLYALSVGDSYIRSNTAKNVLVIGAEVLSKFVDWTDRSTCVIFGDGAAAVLLQPSNDESGILDIVLHSDGDYTDLMQIPAGGSLSPCSKEAIDNHDIYIKMLGNQTFKMSVQSIVAVSEEALNRSNLSFNDIDLMVSHQANIRIIEGVAKRIHFPMEKVQIALDIHGNTAAASIPLALDLAYSQGKIKKNDKILLNSFGASLTWGACVVVW